In Chloroflexia bacterium SDU3-3, one DNA window encodes the following:
- a CDS encoding BLUF domain-containing protein, translated as MIRIIYVSSAARPFSQPELEALLDSSRRNNQARGITGLLLYRAGSFMQILEGEERTVRAVYATICRDPRHTHIVQLDDSPIDQRSFGA; from the coding sequence ATGATCCGCATCATCTACGTTAGCTCGGCTGCTCGCCCGTTTTCCCAGCCTGAACTTGAGGCCCTGCTCGATAGCAGCCGCCGGAACAACCAGGCGCGCGGTATCACCGGGCTGCTGCTGTATCGCGCTGGCAGCTTCATGCAGATCCTGGAGGGCGAGGAGCGCACGGTGCGCGCGGTCTACGCCACGATCTGCCGCGACCCCCGCCACACCCATATCGTTCAGCTCGATGACTCGCCGATCGATCAGCGCAGCTTTGGCGCGTGA
- the ltaE gene encoding low-specificity L-threonine aldolase yields the protein MPTMIDLRSDTVTLPSPEMRAAMAQADLGDDVYGEDPTVNQLEQLAAATVGKQAALFVPSGTMGNLLAVLAHCGRGDEALVGDESHIFHYEAGGPSVLGGVALRPVPTAPHGELPLDALAGCVRNPDDAHEALTRLLCLENTHNRCGGTVLSLEYMRAAQAFARGRGLATHLDGARLFNAAVALGVPAAQIATTADSVMFCLSKGLAAPVGSVLAGDAALVARARRLRKLLGGGMRQAGVLAAAGIVALEQMVGRLAEDHANARILAEGLATLPHVQLDLASVQTDIVVFSLEAGAPLDAAALIDRLAERGVLVGEIGGGRVRAVTHYGIDAGDVEAALEIFAQVLAA from the coding sequence ATGCCGACGATGATCGATCTGCGCAGCGATACCGTGACCCTGCCCTCGCCCGAGATGCGCGCCGCGATGGCCCAGGCCGACCTGGGCGATGATGTGTACGGCGAGGATCCTACCGTGAACCAGCTGGAGCAGCTGGCCGCCGCCACGGTGGGCAAGCAGGCGGCGCTGTTCGTGCCCAGCGGCACCATGGGCAACCTGCTGGCGGTGCTGGCCCACTGCGGGCGCGGCGACGAGGCCCTGGTGGGCGACGAGTCGCACATCTTCCACTACGAAGCGGGCGGCCCCTCGGTGCTGGGCGGGGTGGCGCTGCGCCCCGTGCCCACCGCGCCCCACGGCGAGCTGCCGCTGGATGCGCTGGCCGGCTGCGTCCGCAACCCCGACGACGCGCACGAGGCGCTGACGCGGCTGCTGTGCCTGGAGAACACCCACAACCGCTGCGGCGGTACCGTGCTCTCGCTGGAGTACATGCGCGCGGCCCAGGCGTTCGCGCGCGGGCGCGGGCTGGCCACGCACCTGGATGGGGCGCGGCTGTTCAACGCGGCGGTGGCGCTGGGCGTGCCCGCCGCGCAGATCGCGACCACGGCGGACAGCGTGATGTTCTGCCTCTCCAAGGGGCTGGCCGCTCCGGTCGGCTCGGTGCTGGCGGGCGATGCGGCGCTGGTGGCCCGCGCGCGGCGGCTGCGCAAGCTGCTGGGCGGCGGCATGCGCCAGGCGGGCGTGCTGGCGGCGGCGGGGATCGTGGCGCTGGAGCAGATGGTGGGTCGGCTGGCCGAGGATCATGCCAACGCCCGCATCCTGGCCGAGGGTCTGGCCACGCTGCCCCATGTGCAGCTCGACCTGGCCAGCGTGCAGACCGACATCGTGGTGTTCTCGCTGGAAGCGGGTGCGCCGCTGGATGCCGCCGCGCTGATCGATCGGCTGGCCGAGCGCGGCGTGCTGGTGGGCGAGATCGGCGGCGGGCGGGTGCGCGCGGTGACCCACTATGGCATCGACGCGGGCGATGTGGAGGCGGCGCTGGAGATCTTCGCCCAGGTGCTGGCGGCCTAG